Genomic window (Oryza sativa Japonica Group chromosome 3, ASM3414082v1):
CAAACTAGACACATTCTACATATATATCAAATAACCAGTTAACTAGTTGTAACACATTTAGTGATACAACGAAGTAACTTTCGTTCATCGTTaagaatattgatttcacatcATTCTCTTGCTATGTAGATTTGTGCCAAACAACAAACAACTTGCTTCTAGTCTGTAAAGGtaatgaaaaaaattagctagCATCATATAAGTaaagaaataataatattttaaatgaaGTTTGAACTCACTATACTGACCTTTGGTAGGTATACTCTTTCATCCATCCATGCGcacaaattataaattaattatttctcGGTTTTGATGACCCTTGGCAATTATATTCCTTCATCCATCCATGAGCACAAATTATAAATTATGAGTTTGTTAGTTTTGGTGGAATTCCAAAACCAAGTTTAGTTGTTGTGAGTTAAACAATTGGGAATATTATTTAACAGCATATATTGTGATACACATCCCACCATGGATTTTGGCAATCTATAAAAGCTTTTGTTGTGTTTATTTGATTGTGTGATAAATATCTATGCAAACTTGTTTTGGATGGATTGCAGTACGACATAATCTGCACTTTTCAGTTGGCCTCTAATATCAGCGTGACCATCAAAAACACTCTCATAACTTAATTAGGAGAAGAACATCTCTCCACCCTCAAACTCTGAAAAAACGAGAGCGCGATATGATTGctatttataatatcaaatcCCTGGATACACCAATCAAAACAGCCTCCTCACATTGACTTTATGAACAGCCTGTCAACCTGGATAAATCTGCATTGTTTAACATGAGCTAATGCGATTCACATTTCCTAGTTTGACATGGAGCCAACACGGTTTATGCATTCTCAGGTGAGAAAGAAAAACGAAAAACAACCGGCTactagggtctgtttggttcaCTCCCTCACTTTAGCAAACTTTGCCACATTTTTTAAGATATATGTTTGTTTCACTTCCAAACTTGTGACATGCCACAGTTTTTTAATTcaaaggcccacatgtcatacaacCATTTTTTAGCCAAACCATGTCTAAGTTGTGGCCATCAATTTATAAGCCACATATTTGGCTAGGTTTGGCAAGAAAGTTTGGCAATGTTTGGGAgggaaccaaacaacccctagtCTTGCATGGTAGGCATAATACGCATGGAAGTCTATATACAGTTAGGCACCAGCaatagaacttttttttttcatctaatcagtgcatatattatattaaacaaaagaaaagatgatTATAACCCGACTATTACAAGAAAGAGGCATATAAGAGATAccgaaacaaaacaaataaatgAACTCTAAATCTTAAAACGTTTGTAAGAGACGTGAGCAGACAGGCAAAACCACATAATGTACATGCATGCAAAAAGTATATGAATGAGcatgaacaaataaattaagcCACTCGGTTGTCTGCCCGTTCTCAAGAATCCGAACATATACAAAATACATATAAGTGTAATATGATTGGATCTCCAAATGTGTCTACTCCAAGATGCCGGATTTCATTTATAGGCACATTTGAAAAGAAATTATGGAAAAATGTGTACAAGCTAGTATATGAATGAGCATGAACAGTAAATTAAGCCACTCGGTTGTCTACCAGTTCTAAAGAACCCGaagatatacaaaatatatacaaGTGTAATATGATTGGATCTCTAAATATGTCTACTCCAAGATGCCGCATTTCATTTATAAGCACATTTGAAAAGAAATTATGGGAAAATGTGTACAAGCTAGTATAGTGAGAGAAGAATCGATGCAACAAAGAAAAATTACCCCACCTCTAGAATATGAGTCCTTTCTCAAATCAATCTTTTATTAAACTAAATCATTCCTCTTAACATAGACATGTCTATAGGATACTTTATATTCGTTCACTGCCTTACCTAAGCTACCTCAATATATTTAAATGGAGTGGACATCAGTTAAGCAGATCAGATTAATCCATACCATGTTTAAATTGAAATCCTAATTTATGAATCCTCTATCTAACACTCCACCCTGTAAAATAGGTTAGACCAATATTTTAACATTGTTACGTATATCACCTCACCATTGCTTATCTCGAATTgtttataattaattatactcGCTTCATCTCGATTTGTTCCTAATTCATTCCTCCTTGTTATAAGGAATAAATGACATCATGATAATATCTTCAAACTAAGCATATAGTAAGTACTATTTATCATATGCAACATTTATATGAGGCAAGATTCTATGTGAGGTAGAGCTCATATTGCTTCACGCGTTCTCATGCGAAACTataacaaataataataataaaaatggtgGCTGTTATGAACTTATGATATCCTAGCATTGCAGGTATGGTACGCATGAGGTCCATCTATCCATGCCGGTGTTCTGGCGCCCCGGTCAGGATGAAACTACTGGCGATAGGTAGTTATAAcatggaccgtagattaatccaTTGGGGTTTGCAGAACAATGAGAATCAGTTAACCAGTTCTCAACAATCGCTTACGATTCAGCAAagatatatatacaaaaaaaaaaagcaaatgctTATCAATTGTATCATCATGTATATATGTTGCTGGGAGTTCTTGGTAGCATCGCAATCACGCTAAGCAGACCATGTGTTGATGAAAACAGTTTCATGTTTCATCGCATCTCTACAAGTCACGGAAGATCCAAAGAACATGTTCTTTCTTACTGGTTTGGTTTCTTCTTCACAAAATAAGAGAGGGATTACatcggaaaaaaaattgaatgaagTATGAAACCCAAAGTACAACAAAGACTCGGtttctatttcttcttcccAGCCTTGCCCTCCTTTCTTCTGACGATCTCATCGGCATACCGGATGCCCTTCCCCTTGTATGGTTCAGGCGGCCTCCACTTCTTTATGGAAGCAGCGAATTGACCGATCTCGCTCTTGTCGTAGCCACTCACAATGATCCTGGTGTTCTCTTCCACCTTAACTTTCAGGCCTTCTGGAACAGCCATCCGAACCGGGTGCGAAAATCCCAGGTTCATCACAAGATCTTTACCCTCCACCGCTGCACGGTATCCAACCCCAACTAGCTGAAGCTTCTTATCAAACCCCTTTGACACACCTACGATGATGTTGTCAGTCAGGGTCCTGCATTGAATATTTGCAGCAGAGTCCTTAGAGGAATAGGCATAGAGAAAGGCACATCAAGATCATAAATTCATAATTTCTTATCGGCATATCACACCTTTCATCACTCGATCCCATAAAAAATGTACTGAGTACGCCTTAACCAAGCTGGGTATTCTCCCAATTCAGATTATATGTTGCTAAACATTCTTATCTACTGGAATTTCTTTTCAACCCTCAAGGTTTATTCAATTATGTTTGATGCATACCGGTTAAGTGTATAGCTTACTTTTCTAAGATCCAGAACAAAGCAAGATCATCACCAATATTGATTACACGAACACGAGGTCAGAGAACAGCAAACATTAAAGGAAAAAGCTGCATATTGCAATGTAGAGTTCACATCCTTGAAGGAGCTACTGGGAGTATAGGGCCGCGGTTATCTATCCCGATGTCAAAACATGTTGAGATGCAAACATGCAACTTATTTAAGGCACTGGTAATATGACAATCAAAATACACATGGCCCATGTGAATTCTATGCTCATGGTGCTCTCCACTGCAAGAAGCAATGGCTCATATATGATGCTTTGTGACAAACGCTGACAGATCTTAAGTAGCTGACTTCTGAAATACCAGGAAAAATATATAGAACACAAACAAAAAGATACACCAGGAAAATATATGGAACACAAACAGTAAGATACACCAGGAAAATGTATGGAACACAAACAATAAAATAGTACAGTACATTATGAACAGTGAACCAGAGGAAAATGAAAGCAAAATTGTCTTACCTGAAAAGGCCATGCATCTGGTTTGCCCTTTTGGTCTCCACAGTCTTGGAAACTCTCAGCTTACCAGATTCTTCTTTCACCACTTTTACTTCACCTGGATAGTTTAGTGATAATTCTCCTAATGGACCCTTAGCCTTAATAAACTGCTCCTCTAACGTGAGGGTCACATTTGATGGCACTTCGATCGGCTTCTTTCCTATTCTAGATTCTTTGCACTCCACTGTTGTTCTGACAAAACCAACTCTGCCAGCAGGGATAACACGAAGACGAATCCCTTGTGTCTTTCCAGCAAAGCCAGTCCTTGAATTGCTGATTTAATTCCGACAAATAAACACTCAATCAAAACTTTCATATTAAATTGCAAATAAATAATTGCCCTTTACAACAAAAACCAATGCATTATTTTAGTTTGACAGATTAGTAAAACATTATAATTCAAATCCATGAAGTAGTTACTAGCTAGAAAGATAGGATTCAAAGACCAAATGAGAAACCTACAATTTCTCCTGCCTGAACTTGTATCAACATAGCTCTTTGTTTGGTGTTCAGTTTATGAGTGATAGCATAATGCCATAATGaactaattaatttaaaaagttttttggCAAGTTAAATCTTTCAGTTAATAGCACTTCGGAGCTGATTTTCTGAAACAAATCTAGACCCTCGGTATTGGCCCGTTAACATGGCCATGATGTTTTTGAAGAATAATGCTAGCAAGTAAAATTTCATGGTTAATCATTACCACACCACTGATGTTAAGTTATAAGGTTTCAGATATTGAAAGGGTATTTGCATACTTTTCCAGGTTCTCAACTAGTGAtcaaagcaagaaaaaaaaaggggtatTATATCCAAAGTGCTGCCGCATTGCACTAACTGATTGGAAAATTTTCCGAACCCTCAACCAAACACATCCAAAACTGCAATCCTTCAGCTACAAAATGACCAAGCCCCTGACCTGTCTGTGACTCGTGTATCACTGCAAATTGCAGGCGCGGGGAGACTCAACTTACTGCACTCAATCGAAACTCTCCTAGGAATTAAATACGGCCTATTGGCATACTCCTAAAGCCAATTGCATCCAAATCATTGAATTAAGGATGATGGGCACCATCTCCAAATCCCCCATTTCTTGGCGGAGCAACAAGAAAGCAACTAATGCCGGTTCTTGGcagcgcaaaaaaaaaaaactgaagcaGCATCGACGGGGTGGAGGAGgcaggatgaggaggaggaggaggaggagggggagttaccaagggaggtggagggaaggggagagggACGCCATGGACGCGCTCGTAGACGCAgccgcaggaggaggaggaggagacgctgCCTCCGGTCACTCGCAGTGTATCTCCCTGCTGCGCGGCGTTTGCTCCCCGCATTATCCACAACGATGGAAGGGAGGAAGGTGGCGAAGAAGCCGTCACGGACTCATGGGCTTCAGGCCCGATACAACACGGGCTTGGTGGCCCATGGGCCACACGATAAAACTACagttaatttgaaaaaaaaaaaagttctaaaaaCTGGGTGAATAGCTCACTGTCAAGTGTGACTCGAGAGATACTATACCATATATATGTagtcatttatttatttatttttaccaaTTCCACTGTAGGAGAGGTCTCCAGTTAAAAATGTTATTAAGAGAAGAAATAATTATAGGGTTTCAAGCCAAGAAGTTATAATAGTTTGTTTTTACTTTTgaatatatgtttttaaaaataataacaatataAGCCATGCTTTTAAGTACAcgtaatgataaaataaatcataacaaaataaacaataatCACGTGATAGCAGTCCAAAATTCAATGGAGTCAATAGGTATTGCATCATACGCATGGTGTGTAGTGACAGTAATGTCAGGCATGTTCGTGATGGTTTAATGCGACACACATCCCGAATTTCTATGAATTTACATACATGAATTTTCTAAAAGAGCATTTTAAACCTAATTTTTTCAGCTTTTATCATAATAGAATACTTCATTACTATAATTTGCGTCGATTGGATTAATCCCCGTAGAAAAATCTTATAAAGTTATTATTTATATGTTCTAAAGCATTGCGTTTTCTTTATAACAGGCTATTATAATTACGAGAAACTTGTATGTACGACCAAACAgtcataatttattcaaatttacaACAACAGTGTTGTGTCAACAGGGGAGTACACGCTACCATCTCGCACATGTTCCATTCCCATCCATTGCGCTTAATAATGTTTCAACTAATCGAGCCACCCATCACCTGCAAGTTGCTACTACACTACAGCTGTTTTCTTGACCACTCTTGAATAATAATCAGAGGCCATTATTCCTAAACCACGATTAATATCACTGTCAAATACTactcctcgccgtcgtcatcgttaACTCCGATTCACAAAAATACATAGCTCACCCAactctccctccccttcctctcgccGGAGTCGCCGCGGCCCTAGCCatcgaccggcggcggcggcggcggcggtagccgtGGGATGGACGAATTCGGCGGCGGATCCGTCGGGCCGTTCTCCAAGAAGCCGAGGCACCTGTCCCGGTCGCTGacgtaccaccaccaccaccacccctacCAGGGCCAGGGGCGCTCGCCGTCGTTCAACGCGCGGCGCCAGCATCATCCGCAGCAGCAGGACCACGCGGTGGTGCTGTACACGACGTCGCTCCGCGGGGTGCGCCGCACGTTCGCGGACTGCGCCGCGGTGCGCGCCGTGCTGCGCGGGCTCCGGGTGGCGGTGGACGAGCGGGACGTGTCCATGGACGCCTCGCTGCGGCGGGAGCTCCAGTCGCTGCTCGCGGCGCGGGGCCGCCCCTTCTCCCTCCCGCAGCTCCTCGTCGGGGCCCGCCTCGTGGGGGGAGCCGACGAGGTGCGGCAGCTGCACGAGGCCGGCGAgctgcgccgcctcctcgagGGCGCCGCCGGGCAGGACCCGGCCTTCGtctgcggcggctgcgggggCGTCCGGTTCGTGCCATGCCCCGCCTGCGACGGATCCCGCAAGGTGTTTGTCCAGGAGGAAGGATGCGCCCGCCGCTGCGGCGACTGCAACGAGAACGGATTGGTACGCTGCCCCAATTGCTGCTCTTGATCGCTTAGCTTTGTGCAACAATAAATCTTCCATGTTAATATAAGGATTATAGCTTATAGGTAATAGTAGTAGATAGAGGCAAGAAGGGATGAACacttcttgatttcttggccTATGGATTGTATGTGATTATGACCAATTTGGGTGCTTAGTGTTCGGCGTTTGGGGATTATAGTGTATGGATTTGAGCCTATATGGGTTTGTATGTATCAAATGTAACAAATATTCTGCAGTGCGTAGTCCTGCTGGTTTGATCAATGTAAATAGTTGGGTTTGGTATATTCAGAATACAGTTCATGTCTCCTACTAGTTTGTCTTTTAACTTCAAGGATGATAGATAGATAGCTGCTTCAAAGCAATATAATGCGAGCTGATTTAACACATTTTTAGCTCCTAGTTAatattaaaacattttttttggcaagaagTGATATGCGATTCAATAGCTTCATTCTAACTAAGCCGTTGTATAATCATATGGTAGTGTTATCCCCTTTTCCCCTTCTTCTAAGATGGTAGCATTGTTGTTTGCAAATGCGCAGTTCACGGAACATTGTATCTTCAGCAATACCAGTTCAGTTCCTCCAGTTGTTTGATGGAAACTTCATGTAGTGGCATTCAGCCAGTTTTGACAATGCTAATCCTTTGACCATGCAACATCTGTCTCCACTCGACAAGCTTTGTGCGAAGGCATAGATGAGGTATCATTCAAGATAACTAGAACAGTAGAGATTGTACATGTGTCTATCCGATTTCTAGTGTGTACAAAACCTAATAGGATTTAAACCTAACGAAATTAGTGTACAATGAACCATACTTATTGTTTCTCTCATCAAATATGATGTACATGATTCACGACTGTAATTAGCAGGCTATTGCAACGCTGACATATGAATCACGATGATGCATGTGAGCCCAAATTGGCGTCACTTGTGTGATTTTAGCGTTTGTTTTGGTTTGTTGCTAAAACAAACTCTACCAAAGCCAATCCAAATATTGCCCAAAACAGCCTCTATTAACAAAATTTGGTTATTCTAGAAACTTCCTCTTGCAAAAATggggcaaagaaaaaaaaatcaaaaacacTTATTGAGTTAAcaataccaaattttggtagagtTGATCTGGGCATCAAAGCAAACTACTCCCTTAACCCTTACTTCCATGAGCAAATTTTGTGAAATCCTTCAGATAAGGTGCCACGTCCACGACACAGTAGTACGACGGGTGCAGAGGTGCAGACAATTGAAGGGAAGGCAGTAACGTACGGGCACAACATTATTGCTCCTATAGCGTACAAACAGTACTACTCCGGACATGATGCAGATCAAATTATTGATTCTAGCGCTTCAActcttgttttttctttaagaaaaaaaatcagcactTCATTTTATCTTCTACTAATATTTACTCTGGGTGCTCAACCCCGATTTAATCTTGCACACCAAGTTGAAACTTTATTCGGAAAAAGCTTACAAAATCATTCTGGTATTCACCCTCCAAttcaaaagcagcatttaagaTAAAAGGAAATGGTACATGCTACATGACATTTCACCATGATTTGTTACAGCATATCCGATTCTTAAGAACTTTCAGATCATGCCTTAACATAGCTAGAAATATGCTGAAAGAATGAACAAACAAGCTAGAGATATGCTGAAAGAATGAACAAAGAAGCTAGAAATATGCTGGAAACATGAAAAAGAGTTCAACACATTCATCTCATGAATTGCCATTAGATTTCCCTATACCACAGAATGGCAACTCAACAAGCAGTTCAAGGCAAAGAGAAGTTTGCCAGGAATTCTACAATAGTGCCACTCTGGTCTACATGACTGTCATCTAGTCATCCACAGGCACCAATCTAACAGAAGATGGTAGCTAAAACAAGCTAATAACATTACAAGTCTTCATTTTAGAGTCACTGCCTATGAATGGCTATAATTCTCGCACTGTGATGATACATAGGTTCATGCAAGGGTTAAGAACGATGAACAGATCATTTCACATTTTATTTTCACTGTTCCTTCCAAATTCTCCCAGTGACCCGCAATTTGAGCTCCTTCCTTTCTCCACCAGAGAAGAACAAGGCCATGTTCCGTTGGATGATAAGCCCATCATAGCTATCCCGGACCTTCCGATGGCTGTCTCTGATGCTCCGGGGAACCCCTTGCCAGATCATTTTGCGGCCAGTGCCTCCTACCTCCAGGCTGTAGCTGTAGTTCTTTGCTTCCAAGTCATCACCCATGAACCTCAGGAAGGCGATGTACACAGGTGCCATCCCCAGCTGAAATGCTTCGAAATGTAGGCAGAAGTACTGGCCAAAGCAGCTGAAAACCTAGATGGAAGCATTATAGTTACTTAGTCCATTTTGTTCAATGGAAAAGAACAGATTAGAAGGAAATTCTTAATTTTATATTGCACTTAGAAAGCAGCAAGAAAAGGTTGCAGATCAAGAGCCCTGTCCAAATGCTATTATTGTGCTGTAAAGCagacaaagtttttttttttttttttggaaatggaAGCAGATGGATATTCTGATGCATAGTTTCTTCATAGGTGAGAGATTATTTTAGACCAATAACTATGCTGCATGATCAGCATCCTCAGTTGACATGAAAAGTACAGAGTGCAATCATACTGTACAAGTGAACCAATGTTTATTTTTACAGAAAGGCTCATAAAACTCAGTACAGAAATATGGACTATCTTAGCAGACAAGTGAACCAATCTTTGCATAAGTAAACATCAGTGATATACTTCACAATAACTAACATGGTGGAGTTAACGAGGGGATACCGTAAGCATCCAGGTGGCATTCTCAACTTCATGAGGATTCGACTTGACATAGCGATGGTTGAAGGTGCAGCCATTATGCATGTCAACCTTGTGGTCATCTTTCAAGTGATTCACCAAGTATGGAATGTCACCAGCAACTGTGCATTCAGATCCAGCATATGGACAGCTATAAGGCCTATATTGGCACTGTGACTCATGCTTCAGCTTGCAGTAGTAAGGATAAATGCCTACACACCCGAAGTTCTGGTACTTGCATGGAAGTTCAAGCGACGCAGCCACCTTCTCGAGAGCAAGACATCTAATATTACCCAGTTCATGCCTACAAGTTGGACAGCGATTGTGAACCCTTGGTTTGCATCCAGAGCACAATGTATGACCATTAGAGCACTGCATTAGCAGAAAAAGAGTTGGGGTTACAACTTACAACATAGTACAACAATGTGCATATTGTACATACTATCTTAGCTAACTTCTTTTTTGGTGCTTAAATACATGGGTAACAATTTGGTAGTGGAACAGAACATATGTGAAAAAGCAGCTCAGAACGACCGTTTTAAACCAGGAAATCATCTAGATAAGTTCAAATAGATCAGGCCAGACTACAAATATGATAGCAGGATTCAAGATAGTAAAAGCAATGCAATTAAATGAAACACGCATTTTGTTTCCCAAGTGACTTCCATACAAGAAAATATCCTTTTTAAGTGCAAAAAAGATTCAATAAGTGGTATATGTGCACCTGATGAATGGGAGGATACATTGCGCTCAGGCAGACTGGACATTCAAGCAGTTCACGCACACTGCTAGAAACTACCACATTTGGTTTTGGTGAATGCGGAACAGGATCACCAGCAAGTTCGGTAACATCCAGCACCTCAGTCTTTGGAGGATCAATTACCTCAGAACCGGAGTCATCAATATAAGTAACTGAGGCCATAAATACACTAGATATTGTAAGGGGTCCTGCTAGGAAAGAGAACTATCTGTGTTATTAGTGAGTcaaaataaatgacaaattcaATGCTTAAATACttccttttaaaaaaccaaTTCAACACTTCCTATTAACACTattattaacaaaaaaaatcattgccTCATCAAAAGTATAGCCATATGCCCATATCCATACAGTCTCATAGTATGATTGGACACTGTTGAAGTGTTTAAGGGCTTTGAAGGAGATAGGGCCATAAAGGAGCAGAA
Coding sequences:
- the LOC9266295 gene encoding E3 ubiquitin-protein ligase DIS1-like — protein: MASVTYIDDSGSEVIDPPKTEVLDVTELAGDPVPHSPKPNVVVSSSVRELLECPVCLSAMYPPIHQCSNGHTLCSGCKPRVHNRCPTCRHELGNIRCLALEKVAASLELPCKYQNFGCVGIYPYYCKLKHESQCQYRPYSCPYAGSECTVAGDIPYLVNHLKDDHKVDMHNGCTFNHRYVKSNPHEVENATWMLTVFSCFGQYFCLHFEAFQLGMAPVYIAFLRFMGDDLEAKNYSYSLEVGGTGRKMIWQGVPRSIRDSHRKVRDSYDGLIIQRNMALFFSGGERKELKLRVTGRIWKEQ
- the LOC4332868 gene encoding large ribosomal subunit protein uL6c, producing the protein MASLSPSLHLPCNSRTGFAGKTQGIRLRVIPAGRVGFVRTTVECKESRIGKKPIEVPSNVTLTLEEQFIKAKGPLGELSLNYPGEVKVVKEESGKLRVSKTVETKRANQMHGLFRTLTDNIIVGVSKGFDKKLQLVGVGYRAAVEGKDLVMNLGFSHPVRMAVPEGLKVKVEENTRIIVSGYDKSEIGQFAASIKKWRPPEPYKGKGIRYADEIVRRKEGKAGKKK
- the LOC9270430 gene encoding uncharacterized protein At3g28850 gives rise to the protein MDEFGGGSVGPFSKKPRHLSRSLTYHHHHHPYQGQGRSPSFNARRQHHPQQQDHAVVLYTTSLRGVRRTFADCAAVRAVLRGLRVAVDERDVSMDASLRRELQSLLAARGRPFSLPQLLVGARLVGGADEVRQLHEAGELRRLLEGAAGQDPAFVCGGCGGVRFVPCPACDGSRKVFVQEEGCARRCGDCNENGLVRCPNCCS